CACGTGTACTGTTTGTAACTAAAATGgagtacattttaattttaatactgAGTATTTGAACTGCGCGTTTTGCCAATGATTTCAGGAGTGTGAGTCGCGGAATTTATGACAGACGTCCACAATAATATAACAATGGACAATGGGAATATCATGGACTTGTTTAACAGGGGAAGGCCAGTCAGAGTATGTGCACCCATGGTCCGTTACTCAAAGTAAGTTAGACAGTATTGAACTGATTcctgtaatgtaatattttgttgtacTGAATGGTTTATTCTTGCTTTTTTTCAGGTTGGCTTTCAGATGTTTAGTGAGGAAATATGACTGTGATGTATGTTTCACCCCAATGATCATTGCAGCTGATTTCATGCGCTCTGCAAAAGCCAGAGACAGCGAATTCACCACCAATAAGAGTAAGTCGTAGTTCAGATATGATCTGTACTGTAGATGTGTAGACTTTTTCTTGAAGTTGTGGTTTTCAGTTTTGCTTTAGTGCCCAAAGTTTACTTCAGACATGAAAAACTgtcacaatgcattaaaattatttatcacataaaagtaaataaaaacactgacatcaCGTGTGAAAATGTCTATATTACCATAAATTGTGCATGTGCGATAATATGCAAAATTATAACCACCATGGTATAGATTAAATAGGTAAATTGACAATTTTGggtcacagtttattttaaggtccaattctcactattaactatgacttttgcctcaatacactgcgtttcaaattattatgcaagtgacatatcagtaggatttcagtactataaacattcagattttagtttttctaagaaagtgtttgtttgtttatgtatccatgtctttttagataactggtatcaatctcagataAAATAGTTTGCCAGGTACTTAGGTAAgatcctccccatattgcatgagaactgagACTTGCTTAAagatgttgttccacattattaagcaagtctcagttctcatgcaatatggggaggaagaaagatctttctgaagatgaaaagcatgaaatggtgcaaaatGATtctgtgaaaactgaatggagattatcgaattatcataagatttgtgagtgatttagagcacagcagaactcggtcagataaaggcttattaaggaaagtttctgtcaaaaaaagtaattgtattaaaagggcagctataaaaaaaaaaagccagtgttgagcagcaaaacaggtatttgaagctgctggtgtctctggagtctcaagaagctctccatgcaggctggcagttgtgtgtaaagatgcatttcagccactcctAACCAAAGctcaaagagaaacatttacagtgggtttagaaatacatgaagactcacttttaaatagttttattcactgatgaatgccgtactacaatggatggtctaaatggatggatttctggatggttggtgaatggcCATGTTCCAACAAGACTGCGACGTCAGCAAGGAGCtggcgggtgatgatttgggctggaatattgggaagtgaggtggaaggtccctttagggtctctgagggtgtcgaaatgacttctgcaagatatgtggagttcataactggccattttcagctatggtataaaaagaaggatagtgccttctgaaatacaaaaTGCAATATGgactatcccatgctgcaaaaaaacaccacagcaataaaactgtttgaaaatgtattactACACCCAccgtaaatgtttctctttgtgagctttggttaggagtggctgaaatgcatctttacacacaactgccagcctgcatgaagagcttcttgagactccagagacaccagcagcttcaaatacctgtttgctgctcaacaccggcttttttatagctgcccttttaatacaattaacttgtttgacagaaactttccttaataagcctttatctgaccgagttctgctgtgctctaaatcattcacaaatcttatgataattcaataatctccattcagttttcacacaatattagttgttttcatgcttttcatcttcagaaagatctttcttcctccccatattgcatgagaactgagacttgcttaataatgtggaacaacatccTTAATAGGGCAAactattttgtctgagattgataccagttatctaaaaagacatggataaattaacaaacaaacactttcttagaaaaactaaaatctgaatgtttattgtactgaaatcctactgatatgtcacttgcataataatttgaaacacaGTGTAAACTCCTAAATACTGCTtattagttgttaagtttatgCATTAAGGGAcatagaatatggtcatgcagaataagggattaatatgtgctttataagtactaataaacagccaatatcctagtaatatgcatgctaataagcaactgcTTATGACATGTCAACTTAACTCTTGACATGTCTAGGGTTAAGTTGAGCCATTGGGCATTAAGCTAaccttttcaaataaaaatattaacattgtttacataaaaaaaactgtctgAGTCTGAGAGATCCCGTCCAGTGCATAATTTATTGGGAAAATTAACTTGGTTTACTCATAAACTTGACCTCAGTTTTCTCAATGAGACTAATTAGATGCAACGCTACCTTTCACCTTTAGTTGAGTCACTGTCACAGCCTTCTGCTTTAGCTACTCATGCCATTTAAACATGTGTTTGCTTCTTAGCTGACCGACCCTTAATTGTCCAGTTTGCTGCGAAGGACGCACAGACGCTGGCAGATGCTGCATGTGTGGTTTCCCCTTTCTCAGATGGGGTGGATTTGAACTGTGGCTGTCCGCAAAGGTAATGCTGATATTCAGAGTAATGTATGCATaaatgagagttcacactgtgCTTTAAAACTAAGGAATACTAATAGAGGATTATTTAAGATACATAATGTATGTATCAGAAGGTTTTAGTGCATTTCCATGAAACGGAAgttatgatactttttttcttccttattgtATATctaagtgaaacagcttctcaaacaagaacaaatgtagagcggggcttgattttgtccatcgggaattgattggatggctttggtttgctattggtggatctcgtGTGAATGGAATCTGCAGTTTCATAGCATTTCTTCCTCTGACAGCAGTCATGTGGATGTGTTTGTTGCAGGTGGGCCGTGTCTGAAGGCTACGGTGCGTGTCTGATTAACAAACCTGAGCTTGTGAAAGACATGGTTAGGCATGTCCGAAACCAAATAGACAACCCCAACTATGCAGTATCCATTAAAATAAGGTGAGCATATGATTTCCTGACTTTAAAGTACGCTCATTTTGTTAACTTGTattaatgattttgaaaaatgtctttaatttaAAAGTTGTTGAAATTATTGGACAGTTGGACTATTGATAACTTTAAAGCAGtgtgtttttaacatgttttaattgTCAGTATGCTGTTCATATAGCAAAATTTTACATTTCTCAACTGCCTGaattttttttgattttgttgcCAAATATAACCATATTATTGCCTAGCTgtttatataaagttggatatatgtCCAACTTTATCCGCATACATACagtcttttctgctcaccaaggctgcatttatttgatcaaaagtacagtaaaaacagtaaaattgtgaaatatttttacaatttaaaataactgttttcaatgtgaatatattttaaaatgtaatttattcctgtgatcaaagctgaattttcagcatcattactccagtcttcagtgtcacacgatccttcagaaatcattctaatatgatgatttgctgctcaaaaaggcattaaattgatcaaaagtgtcagtaaaaacatttataatgttacagaagatttctatttaaccCTAAATGGTCCTTGGGGACAAATGTgggcaattttattttatttattttttttttttttataaaaatggttTCTTCAATCTGAGTGTTAGAAGACTTGGCTACTTTTCCTAAATTTGCCACctgaacatacaaaaaaaaaaaaaaatccttaatcGGTCCTTCGTCGACTCTAGTGGGCAACCCATAGGAAATGAATGGATGAGACTATAATTcagagcaattttttttatttgtccaaTAGAAATCAATAAATCCAACAAAATGCAGATCATACACATAAATGAAGGGGTGAGCCTATACAACATTCTCAATGTggcccacacacacaaacacatccacAAACAAAGCATTGAATAAGCCTATAACctatatttgacattttgttttttgttagaaATAAATGGTTATTCTACTTTGTCTTTTCCTTATAGCATGGTCAGGTTTGTCTGTAAGCATATTTTGGCATCTTTGTAGTCTCAcccaacacaaatgttttttttttgttttttgttttttccaaatTCTACAATTTTAACTTGTGATAAAATCTAAAACTTGAGAGGTTAAGTTTGTTAAAACATTGGTTTATAGATTTCATACTATGCAGCCAGTGAGTACTACAGCCATCTAGTGGCCATTGATATACCAACATATGGCACCAGATGTCATCAATGCCAAATTTTGGGGTTTGGCTATTTCGACTTACTGGAATGAATATTttactgaagtaaaaaaaaaaaaaacattaaaaaaaaataagcatattTTACATGAAAGTCAATGGAGTAATTTTAGAGgtcataaatacagaaaaatcacaaaagaACTGCACAAATTGAGTGTTTTTACTTTCGTGAAGATAGTgttatgacatttatttaaaaaaaaaaaaaaaaaaaaaaaaaaattgggatcACAACTGTGACATTCGTGCCCAAATTTCTCCACGAAGGACTCATTAAGGGCTGCTGTATGAAGGATGCTTcagggttaataaatgctttaataaatgtaataaataaataaatgctgttcatttaacTATCTATTCAtcaactcttttcaacattgataatgataatgataataataataataataaatgtttcttgagcagcaaatcagcatattagaatgatttctgaaggatcatgtgacactgaagactggagtaatgatgctgaaaattcagctttgatcacagaaataaattatattttacaatatattcaaatagaaaacagttattttaatttataataatatttcacaatattacagtttatatattacagtgtgtgtgtatatatatatatatatatatatatatacagttgcaagaaaaagtatgtgaaccacttgcagaatctgtgaaaatgttaataattttaacaaaataagggagataatacaaaatgcatgttattttttatttagtactgtcctgaataagatattttacataaaagatgtttacatataatccacaagacaaaaaaaatagctgaatttattaaaataaccccattcataagtttgtgaaccattgattcttaatactgtgtgtggttacctggatgatctacgactgtttgtttgttgtgtgatggttgttcatgagtctcttgtttgtcctgagcagttaaactgagttctgttcttcagaaaaatcctccaggtcctgcagattcttcagttttcgaggattttttgcatatttgaaccctttacagcagtgactgtatgattttgagatccatcttttcacactgaggacaactgagggactcaaacacaactattaaaaaaggttcaaacattcactgatgctccagaaaaaaacatgatgcattaatagaaggggggtgaaaacatttgaaaatcaaggtaaattgtatttaatttgtcttccgggaaacatgaaagtatcttctgttgcttccgaagggcagtactaaatgaaaaaaaatgatattcaagcgaaataagaaaaatctgcatcctgttcaaaagttttcacccctgactcttaatgcatcatgttttcttctggagcatcagtgaatgtttgaaccttttttaatagttgtgtttgagtccctcagttgtcctcagtgtgaaaagatggatctcaaaatcattcagtcactgctgtaaagggttcaaatatgcaaaagatgctggaaaactgaagaatttttgggacctggagattttttctgaagaatagAGCTCAGTTtagcaaacaagggactcatgaacaaccatcacaaaacaacaaacaaacagtcgtagctcatccaggtaaccacacacagtattaagaatcaatggttcacatacttatgaatggggttattttaataaattcagctatttttttgtcttatggactatatgtaaacatcttttatgtaaaatatcttactcaggacagtactaaataaaaaataacatgcattttgtatgatctcttttattttgttaaaattttgcacattttcacagattctgcaagtggttcacatactttttcttgcaactgtacatatatacatatatatttattgccTTGACCATTTACggccagtgttgttttttttcttgtcttcaGGATTCACAAAGACCTCAGGAGGACAGTGGATCTCTGTCAGAAGGCTGCGGCAGCAGGTGTCTCATGGATTACAGTTCACGGGCGTACAGCCGACGAGCGGCACCAGCCTGTTCATTATGATGCCATCAAGACCATCAAGGACAGTCTTTCCATCCCAGTCATCGCTAATGGTGACATCAAGAGCATGCAGGATGTGGAGGCCACCTACGCCCTCACAGGGGTGGATGGTGCGTGTCAGTTTAATGCAGCTGCTTCTGAACTCTCCACATGTATGATCTTACATCTGATATCTTTGAATTTCTGCAGGTGTGATGGCTGCTCGGGGGTTGCTGGCCAATCCTGCCATGTTCGCAGGGTACGAGGAGACCCCACTGCAGTGTGTGTGGGACTGGGTGGACACCGCTGTGGAACACGGGACCCCGTTCAGCTGTTTCCACCATCACCTGATTTACATGCTGGAACGCATCACCTCTCAGCCCGAGAGGAGACTGTTCAATAACTTATCCAGTACGTCTGCGGTCATTGACTTCCTCCACAATACATACGGCTCCACATAGTTGTTTTTAATCAATGTATTCTTTTATAAGTTGTAATAAAGGCACAAATAAAGAACATCTTATTATTTGCCTGAAAATTATGCTGTTTTATGTCTGCTTCAATATAGTTTTTATCTGCAACATGCTTTTAAGAACAGCAGAAGCTGTGCTCCAGAGTTTATCTCCAACCCAAACACATCTAAAACACAAGCTTTTGAaatggtttattttttaaagtcattagGCCCACATGAGTGGTCAATTTAAGAGGATCTGGCTGGTAGCTCAGTTGGGAAGAACTTGAACCTGTGGCCAGTGCAGTCAGGGGTTCAAGCCTTGGACAGGGTGTAttgtttagatatatttattgCCGATCATCTTACAAAGCAAACAATGATTTTCTGCACCACAGAGCTTGTATCCAATATACATATATGAAGTAACTTGATGGCCACTGCATCTGTGGGATTTAAAGAAAGTAAGTGCAGTTTTCCATCCGCTCCACTAGGCGGCAGAAGCGGGTTTCACCTTCAGTCTGACACTTCGGCTCTTGACAACATGACGCTTGATGACAGTCACAACAACACGTGCAGATCCTGCAGATGAGATGACAGCTCTTAATGTCACTTTAACAGCAAATATTACAGCTTAACTGCAAATAAAACCGGATAAGATGCGGGAACCGAGTGTCACGCGACTCATGTAAGTAACTTTCCGCATAAAGTCaatttctctcttttctgtTGTTAACAGCCGTCATAGTTTGAGTTTATATACGTTTACAGACTTTACATAAGATATACCTAAACCTAAAATCTTGCTGTTGAAAAAACAAAGCTTAATATCTGACATATACACAAGTTGAGGCACATCCTCTATGGAGATTCATCAGACTTGTTTACATGCTGAACTCCTTGTCAGATCTTTAGAAACTCAGGTGAAAAAAggacacttccataatgtactaaGAATTCTTCTTTAAtacttaagataatcttaagaacatctaagtgtattaaaaaatttatttatttaccatttgtagtacacttgaacctgTGTATGAAAAGAAAGTGTATGAAAGATGGGTTCACGTGTGCTgtaagtggtaactaaatacattttttaaatacagagagaaaaaagcattatagttcatattcatggtgtctcaaaatgaAGAGCTGAGTATGTTTAgatgttcttaaagggttagttcacccaaaaatgaaaactcacgctcatgccgttccacacccgtaagaccttcgttaatcttcggaacgcaaattgagatatttttgttgaaatccgatggctccgtgaggcctacatagccagcaatgacatttccactctcaagatccataaaggtactaaaaacatatttaaatcagttcatgtgagtacagtggttcaatattaatattataaagccacgagaatatttttggtgcgccaaaaaaaaccaaaataccgacttatttagtgatggccgatttcaaaacactgcttcaggaagattcagagcgtaatgaatcagcgtgtcgaatcatgattcggatcgcatgtcaaaccgccaaactgctgaaatcacgtgactttggcactctgaactgcggattcgacacgctgattcataacactccgaatcttcctgaagcagtgttttgaaatcggccatcactaaataattcgttattttgtcttttttggtgcaccaaaaatattctcgtcgctttataatattaatattgaaccactgtactcaaatgaactgatttaaatatgtttttagtacattaatggatcttgagagaggaaatgtcattgctccctatggaggcctcactgagccctcggatttcaacaaaaatatctcaatttgtgttccgaagatcagtgaaggtcttatgggtgtaaaacggcacgagggtgagtaattaatgacagaattttcatttttgggtgaactaaccctttaagaagtactaaagaagaatttttagtatattaagtataaAATTAGTGCAccaaaatagagcactttaagtacatgaTGGAAGTGTACCTTTTTCACAAATCAGTCGCTAGTTGTTGCATTACCTTAATAATCTCTGAATAAATCGCCCTCTGATTTTCACATTATAAAGTAGGAAAATCATGCTGtttgatatattgatatattgttgTTGTGATGTGTCAATTTAAAAATGGTCCTTAGAGGACAAAAATATccctgtcaaaaaaaaaataaaaaaattgaagcTTGGGAGCACAGATTTAAGTTTGAtctcattttaaagaagaccATTGGCAGGTTATTGTtgaagtaaaaaacaaaacaaaaacaagtttatgaaaatgatttatgaacattattttatataaaatatatattttataaaacatgttgaactcaaaaactgctagaaaatcaaggccataaatctaaataagttccaaatttgaggttgaaatctcaaaaaatgagcttctggtaagattttgtttgggtgcagtGCCAAATTTTTTCCATTAGATGTCAGCAAAACTGCAGCGGTACACACAATGGTTAGATTTGTGATTTGTAGTACAATAcaatttttctctctcaaatattACATGCATACACAATTTTTTTAGTACACACATACAAACCACACATCTATaccaacacacccacacaattatagctgcataatttatcaaATCGGCTCTATAATACGCAGAAAACAGGAATAAAGCgagcattaaaaataaagaatagtaaaaaattaattttgacgCCTATTAACAAAGACTGCATCATTTTATAGCTAAATGTCTCTGTgattaaaaattgcagttttaatgggtttcaattaagacatttttgtttttaaggtcCTGAGTGGAACTATTTTGTGTTACTAgtgtaaaatagatttattaaaggaaatTTATAGtataatttcaataaaaataaacagctcTGCCAAAATGTATGCAGTTAGCATTAACTGAACAGAAGCTGAACTGTTACAGCATTACCGAAGTATAATATAGGCTACTCTGCAATAATTTGATAAATGATTTGCACTATtaaatacactgcccggccaaaaaaaaaaaaaaaggtaggtTTGGattttattaggttttattAGGTAAATACTATATACTAAGAACCTATGAATGGATCATAagtacagtgattattatgtttctagcatgttttatgtttggcaacggttcttttaaccctaacaGATGGAGTGtgcagcttttcatttcttaaacagcCATGTTGGAatatgtatcatggccatattccaggatgacaatgccAATATGCATCAGGGTGAaaaaatggttcagagagcacaaagaatcattttcactcATGAATGGGCACTTCTGAGTCCTGActttaacctcagtgtaagtctctgggatgtgctggaggagactttataGAGTGCATTGTcagtacaagatcttgaccaaaaattgctAACCTCTTGATGAAAATAAGCGTTGTAATGTCCATCAGGAGGTACATACAtgtttggtcaagatcttgtattgataATGCAAAAGGTGAGCACTCTGGTCATCATCTGTCTCACGTTAAACGTAATAAATTCTTAGCTTTGTTATGagtataaaaatgttaaagtaaACTAGACATCTAAGAACTGAGTCAGTAACCCAACTTGAAGTCATTTTCAG
The Ctenopharyngodon idella isolate HZGC_01 chromosome 4, HZGC01, whole genome shotgun sequence genome window above contains:
- the dus4l gene encoding tRNA-dihydrouridine(20a/20b) synthase [NAD(P)+]-like, which gives rise to MTDVHNNITMDNGNIMDLFNRGRPVRVCAPMVRYSKLAFRCLVRKYDCDVCFTPMIIAADFMRSAKARDSEFTTNKTDRPLIVQFAAKDAQTLADAACVVSPFSDGVDLNCGCPQRWAVSEGYGACLINKPELVKDMVRHVRNQIDNPNYAVSIKIRIHKDLRRTVDLCQKAAAAGVSWITVHGRTADERHQPVHYDAIKTIKDSLSIPVIANGDIKSMQDVEATYALTGVDGVMAARGLLANPAMFAGYEETPLQCVWDWVDTAVEHGTPFSCFHHHLIYMLERITSQPERRLFNNLSSTSAVIDFLHNTYGST